CAAGGCGCTACAATTGATCCTCGTTCACAGTCTGAAGATTTAGGAAACGATGCTGTAAAAGCAAGCGAATACGGTTTGAAAAACTTAAAACGTGTTGTAGATAATATCTTAAAATGGACATACGATAAAGATCAGTCTTACTACGAAACCGGTAAACTGTATATTGAAGCTATCGGACAATGGCAAACGTACAATGGTCATGTATTGACCAATATTGGCGGTGTTTACTTAAACACAACTGTTCATGGCGATAACAAACAAAGCTATGTCCCGGTTCCTGCAGCCATGCAGAAAAGAGCAGCAGATTATTTAGCTAAAAATGTACTTACGATTCCGCAGTGGTTGTTTTTCAATGACATTACAGACAAAACAAATCCGCTGAAAGATTCCCCTTTTGGACCTTATGAGTACACGCCATACACACTGTCAAGAGGATTGCAATATGATGTTATGTATAGTTTATTCAGTGATGATCGTTTGCTTCGAATGACAGAAAATGAATTATATCAGCGAAATAAAACCGATGAGAAAGTTTTTACCGTAAATGAGTTGTTTAAAAAAATGCACCAGAATGTATTTGCAGGAACTATCCAAAACAAATCACTTACTATTCTGGAGCGTATGACACAGAAGAATTATATAGATGTATTAATTGTTTCGACAAACAAAATATTTGAAAAAACCGATGTGAAGAAAGCAATTAAAATACAAGAAACATTGCAAATGCCTCATTTATGTTCTTTAGACGATGCACATATGGCGAGAAACATTAATAATTCTTTCTTAAAAAGAGTTACAGAAGTAAGTTCAGATAAAAAAGGAGAATTAACAAAAGTACTTCAGTTAGTAAAACTGAAAAAAAGTACCGGAGACCAATCGACCCAAAACCACTACCGCGATTTGATACAACGAATCGAAAGAGCCCTGAATAATACAACCTTTTAATACAAACCCAATTCCAAAAACATGAAAAAAATTTTACATGCCTTACTGCTGTTCCTGGCCATCGCAGGATACTCGCAGGAAACCCGAACAATTACGGGAATAATACAGGACGAAAGTGATAAATCCCCTATTCCGGGAGCATCAATTTTTGTCGAAAACAATTCGATTTCCAATAAAACTTCAATGGCGGGAATTATCGAGAGTTCAACTATCGGAACTACTACCGATTTTGATGGTAAATTTCAATTAAAAATAGCCAAAAATGTAACTTCCCTGAGAGTTACTTTTATGGGATATGTTTCTTATACCTTAGAGCTTTCTGCACAGAGAGATTATACTATTAACCTGAAATCTGAAACTGCAAAACTTCAGGAGGTTGTAGTAACAGGTTACCAAAAAATTGAGAAAAGAAAACTTACTGCTGCGGTTACCAAAATCGACATGGCTGCAATTCAGCAAACAGGGGTTTCCAGTATTGACCAGTTATTAGTGGGACAAATTGCCGGAGTTGCTGTAAGTACACCATCAGGAGCTCCTGGAGCACCAGCAAAAATCAGAATCAGGGGTACTGCTTCTCTTAACGGCACACAAGATCCGTTATGGGTACTTGATGGTTTGCCTTTAGAAGGAAATGAAGTTCCTAAAAACTTTGATAAAGATAATATAGACGTATTAAGCAACTATTCTATTTCTGGCTTAAATCCCGATGATATTAAAGATATTACGATTTTAAAAGATGCTGCTGCAACTGCTATTTACGGAGCACGTGCTGCAAATGGAGTAATCGTTGTGACCACTAAAAAAGGTAGAGCAGGTAAAATGGTAGTAAGTTTTAATACCAATACCTTTATCACACAAAGACCTGATTTCTCTAAATTAAATTTGATGAATTCTTCTGAAAAAATTGATTTGGAACTTGACATGGCAAGCCGTGCGGATTTAACATACAGGGATACCGGTGGAGATATTTCCCGCATCTTAAACGGATCTAACGAATTAGCTGCCTTCAGATCTGGAGGATTCTCTTCTTTAAGCCCGGCAACTCAGCAATCTATAAATGATTTAAGAAATAACAATACAAACTGGGGTAACCTATTATATCAAACCGCAGTGAATACACAGCATGGTTTAAGTTTATCCGGAGGTGGGGAAAAATCAGACTACTATTTTTCTGTAGGATACTATGATGAAAAAGGAACTACAGTTGGAACTGGTTTCAAGCGTTACAACCTAACCTTAAAAAACAACTTTGAATTAACAGACAAATTTAAAGTTGGTGTTGGGATTTTTGGCTCAGAAAACAAAACAACATCCTATTTAACAGATACAGATTTATTTACAAACCCTGCCAATTACTCAAGAAACGTAAACCCATATTTAACTCCATATAATGCTGATGGCAGTTATAAATATGATCAGGATATTGCGGGATACTCTGACCGTTATGTTCCTTTTAACATTCTGGAAGAAAGACAAAACACGTCTTATGATTTAAAATCAAGAGCTGTAAAAGCTTTATTTGATGCAGAATATAAAATAACAGACGCTCTAAAAGTTACTTCACAGTTAGGTTTACAATTAGACAATTCTTCAAGCGAAAAATTTGCTGATAAAGACACGTATTACACCAGAAAACAAAAGGAAGGATCTCGTTACTTTAATAACGGAACCTACAAATATTTCCTTCCTGAAGGCGGTATTATTCAAAATTCCAACACAGACTTCTTCCAGTATAACCTGAAAACAATGGTTAACTACAAGAAAACTTTAGCAGAGAAACATGAAATTGAAGCAATGGTGGGTAATGAATTAAGAAGAAGCTACACAACATTTGTAGCAACTAAAGGTTTTGGTTTTGATAAAAATAATTTGACTACGCAGCAAATTGTATTCCCTAATACAGATTTTTCTAACTATGAAATTTATAAAACCTATGTAAAAAATGAAAATGAGAATGCATTTGCTTCATTTTTTGCAACAGCGGCTTATACTTATAACAGAAAGTACAGTATATTTGGTAGTGTGAGATATGATGGTTCTGATTTATTTGGTGTAGATCCAAAATATAAATATTTACCACTTTGGTCAACATCTGCTTCATGGACAGTTTCTGAAGAAGATTTCTTAAAAGAAAATTTAACCCTTTCAAACCTTAGACTTCGTGCTTCTTATGGTTTACAAGGTAACATTGACAAGGGCACTTCTCCTTATGTAATGGGTAGAAATAATAGTGCAGTAATTCTACCGGGACAAACAGAGCCTGTAATTGTGATAGACAGTCCGCCTAATGACAAATTACGCTGGGAAAAAACTGAAAACGTTAACCTTGGTGCTGACATAGGCCTTTTCAATAATCGTATCAGCATTGTAACTGATTTATACGGAAGAAAAAGTTCTGACTTAATAGGATTAAGAGCACTTCCTTTAGAAAATGGTTTTGAATATAGCAACTTAAACTGGGCACAAGTAAGTAATAAAGGTTACGAGATTACTTTGTCGACTAAAAACATTGATCGTCCAAACTTTAAATGGAATACAAGCATTAACTTTTCTCACAACAAAAGTAATGTTGACCGTATAGAAGTTCGTGACACCGATTACCTGCCAAGCAGAGAAGGTCTTCCGGTAAATGCGGTATTCGGATTTAAAACAAACGGTATTGACGAGAATGGATATCCTTTATTCGTAAACAAAAATGGAGAAACAGTAAATACACAGACATTTTTTGGATTATTCGATCCTTTTGCTGACTTTTTCCCGGGAGAACTTACGCAATCAAGATTAACGGCCAGCGAATTTAGAGATTTGTTTACTTATCTAGGAGACAGAGATCCAAAATTTACAGGTGGTATTACTAACACATTTAAAGTAAGCAATTTTGACTTGACCATAGCTGCTTCTTTCAACATTAAGCAGACTGTTACAAAAACACCTCCATACAACGGAACACTCGTAGACAGAGGACAAAATTACAGCAGAGATATCTTAGACGCATGGTCTCCAACCAATACATCATCTAATTTACCTGGAATTACAAGTAAAGATTCCGGAACTGGTGATTCTTACATGGCCTATTTGTGGTATTCAGGACAAAATCAAATAACAACTTACAATTATTTAGATACATGGACAAGTGAAATGAGTTATATGAGATTGAGTAGTATGCGTTTAGGATATACTTTCCCTAAAACAATTACAGATTATCTTAATATTCAAAGCATCAGATTTAATGTTGAGGCAAGAAACTTATTCGTAATTAGTTCTGACTATAAAGGTTATTTTGACCCGGAAACTTTCGGAAACATCTATGCTCAACCAGTTCCTAAGTCATTTACTTTAGGATGTAATGTAACTTTCTAATAAAATTAAAGATGAAAAAAATCTCAAAATATATACTACTTTTTGTTGCTGCGATGGCTGTAACAAGCTGCGATGATTATCTGGACATCCAACCGGTAGGGCGTGTTATTCCGGAAACGTTAGATCAATATCGTGCGGTTTTAACCAAAGGATACCACACTTACCCTCAACACAAATCTTTAACAGCAGTTCGTACAGATGAATTGGCTTTAAATGAATTTAGTGACGATATAATTTATTACCGCGATATTTATATCTGGAAGGATGCTAATCCTGACCGTATCACGACCACTTTTCATTATCAGGATCTTTACACGGTAATTTTTTATACAAATGTTATTATCAATGAAGCTTCTAAAAAATTGGAAGTATCAGAAGAAAGAAACCAACTAATTGGAGAAGCTTATGCTTTAAGAGCAATGGCTTACTTTGATTTGGTTAACCTTTTCGGAAAACATTACAATGCAGCAACAGCTGCTACAGATAAGGGGATACCATTAGCATTAGAGATTGATTTAGAGCAGGCTTTCGTTCCTCAAAGTGTTGAAGTAATTTACAATCAAATTATTTCAGATACCAACAAAGCTGAAGAACTGATCAATTTAAATACGCAGCCAACTGGTAAAAATTATCGTTTTTCGAAAGCAGCTTTATACGCTTTTGAAAGCCGCATTTACTTATATCAGCAGCAATGGCAAAAATCGTTTGACGCTGCAGAAAAAGCTTTAGCAATCAATAATGCATTAATTGACTTAAAAGCCACTCCTGCTTTGGCAACAAAATACACTTCTGTTGAGTCTGTCTTAGCCCTTGAGGATGGATTAATCAACAATCTAAAAGGTACTGTATATGCATCAGCGGATTTAATAGCATCATACAATAAAACAACTGATTTACGTTTTCCTCTTTACTTTTTAGCAAGCGGAAGCCGTTACAGAATTCAAAAAGGGGGCAACGATGACCAAAGATGCTCTTTCAGAACTTCAGAATTATATCTTACGAAAGCTGAAACTTCATTAAAGCTGAATAATATTGCTGATGCTAAAGCGACTGTTTTAAGTTTCATCAAAAACAGATACACAGCAGCTGCCTACACGCAGCTTGAAAGTGATGTTAATGCTATGAATACTGTAAATTTAACAAACTTCATTTTAGAAGAAAGGCACCGTGAGTTTGCTGTTGAAGGACAGCGCTGGTTTGATTTGAGAAGAACTTCCCAAAAACAAATTGTCCACACATTTAATGGAGATGATTACACATTGATCCAAAACGATCCGCGCTATACCATTCCTTACCCGGCAAACGCGAGATTAAACAATCCCAATCTATAATTACCTATTATTGTTTTTTGCAAAAGGGCTCAGTTTTAAACTGGGCCTTTTTTGTTAATTTAAAATAAATAAAAATATTTCGACTTTAAATAATTATAAACCTTAACTAAATATATTTGCAAAAAATTTAAAAGCAGCTTCTCAGGATTGCAGCTTCAGTAACTTTACTTTCAAAAGAATGAAAATTGCCATTGTTGAAGATGAACATCTTGCTTCAAGTTATTTACAATCCATTTTAGAGCAGCAGGATGTTTTACCAATAACTCAGGCTACCGTTTTAAAATCTGTAAAAGAAGCTGTTGCATTTTTTAACGAAAACAATGTCGACCTGGCTTTTATGGACATTCATCTCGGTGACGGAAAAAGCCTTGAAATTTTCGAGAAAGCCACGGTTTCCTGTCCGGTTATTTTTATTACCGCATACGATTCATATGCTATTTCAGTTTTTAAGCATTTTACGATTGATTATCTTTTAAAACCTTTTGAAGAGCAGGAACTCTTAGAAGCCTTAATCAAATTCCAAAAAATCAAAGATAGCTTCAATACCGATGCAACCCTGCAGTCCCTTGTGGCAATAGAAAGTCCTGAAACATCTAAGATACAACGTCATTTTCTGGTGAATTACGGTTATAAACTGATTTCGATAAATGAAACAGAAATCACTTATTTTGCCGCCTCCGGAAAGCATTTGTTTATTTATACTAAATCGGGAAATAGTTATTTATACGATAATACACTTACAGATATAATTCACGCTCTCGATCCTTTTTTATTCTTTAAAGTAAACCGGAAATATATCGTAAGCAGAAAAATTATCAAGGAAGTTGTAAAACATTCCAATCAGAAAATCGAATTGATTCTTACCGTTCCCGCTATAGAAAACGATCCTATTATAATTAGTAAAAAAGAAATAAATAATTTTAAAAACTGGCTCGACCAATAAAATCAGGCATTTAATTTCTAAAATACATACCGAAATATCTCTAAAAAACCATTTAATTATGTTAATTCCTGTATTTAACTCACAAATACAGCCCCGTATTCTTTGTAAAAGTTAAAAAAGCGTTATAAGAATCATAAATTTCACACTTCATATTCAGGCAAATAGCTTTTTTTTCTTTGAAATTGTATCTTTGAGATAATAGAATTAAATGCAAAAGAATATGCCACAGATTAGATTTTATCCAAATGAAGAATTCAAAGAAATAGATATTAATGAGTCCTTACAATTTAGATATGCCATTTCAAACAAAGGAAGATTAGTTAGCTTTACAGATGAGATACAAAACGGACGTCTTTTAAAAGGCGGACTGAGCGACGGATATCCCACGTTTCGTTTCAAAATCAGACAAGATGATAAAATTGTCAATAAATACCTTTTTCTCTACAAATTAGTTGCCCACTATTTTCTTCCGAAACAATCTGAAGAACAAACCTATGTCCTTCATCTGGATTATGTACGAAACAACGATGATGTGAACAACCTGCGTTGGGCTACGAGAGAAGAAATGATAGCGCACAGCCGTAAAAGCCCGCACGTTATTCAGGCCAAAAAAAACCTCATTGAACACAATATAAAATCAGACGGCAGAAAACTGACTACTACCAAAGTAATGCTGATCAAAAAAATATTAGCACGTCCGGAGCAAAAAACAAGACTTAAAATGATCGCCAAACAATTTGGCGTAAGCGAAATGCAGATCAGACGCATTGCCAGCGGGGAAAACTGGGGACATGTGAAAATTTAATGATCAATTGTTAATGGTAAATTATTAATGATACCGCACTAAACAAAGTCTAAGAGCTGTAAAGTTCCTAGGCTTTATTTTTTTTGGAAGCACTTCGTTTTTCAGATTTATTTTCAAAATTTCAATTTATAGTTCATAATTCACAATTTACAATTCACAATTCCCTTATTTTCTGTGAAAAGATTAAAATTTCCAATGGTAAAAACAATTTTACAAGTGTTTTTTAAAATAAATCCTTAAATTCGCAGGCACAAATAATCGTGAATTATTGGAATTGAGTTTCGAAAAAAATAACCCTTAATTTCAATAGTAAAACTAAAAAGCAAAAATAAAATGACACGAGCGTTAGCGACTGCATTTTTTACAAATAACAAATAAATAAGCAAAAAATGACACGAGCTTTAGCGACTGCATTTTAGCATTAAAAACAAATTAAAAAACTTTAAAATGAAATACGACGTTATTGTTTTAGGAAGTGGTCCGGGCGGATATGTAACAGCCATCAGAGCATCACAATTAGGCTTTAAAGTAGCCGTAGTTGAAAAAGAAAACTTAGGTGGTGTATGCTTAAACTGGGGATGTATCCCAACAAAAGCATTACTAAAATCGGCTCAGGTTTTTGATTATTTAAAACATGCTTCTGATTACGGATTAACCGTTTCTGAATTCGATAAAGATTTCCCGGCAGTTATCCAACGCAGCCGTGGTGTTGCAGAAGGAATGAGCAAAGGAGTTACTTTCCTGATGAAAAAAAACAAAATCGACGTTATTGAAGGTTTCGGAAAACTTAAACCGGGAAAAAAACTTGACGTTACAGATAAAGACAATAAAGTTACAGAATATAGCGCTGATCACATTATCATCGCAACAGGTGCCCGTTCACGCGAATTACCAAACCTGCCTCAGGATGGTGTAAAAGTAATTGGGTACAGACAGGCAATGACTTTGCCAACACAGCCAAAATCTATGATCATTGTAGGTTCAGGAGCAATTGGAGTGGAGTTCGCCCACTTTTACAACTCAATGGGAACAGACGTTACGATTGTAGAATTCATGCCAAACGTCGTGCCGGTAGAAGACGAAGATATCTCAAAACAATTTGAAAAATCTTTGAAAAAAGCAGGTATCAAAGTAATGACTAATTCTTCTG
The Flavobacterium flavigenum genome window above contains:
- a CDS encoding SusC/RagA family TonB-linked outer membrane protein, whose product is MKKILHALLLFLAIAGYSQETRTITGIIQDESDKSPIPGASIFVENNSISNKTSMAGIIESSTIGTTTDFDGKFQLKIAKNVTSLRVTFMGYVSYTLELSAQRDYTINLKSETAKLQEVVVTGYQKIEKRKLTAAVTKIDMAAIQQTGVSSIDQLLVGQIAGVAVSTPSGAPGAPAKIRIRGTASLNGTQDPLWVLDGLPLEGNEVPKNFDKDNIDVLSNYSISGLNPDDIKDITILKDAAATAIYGARAANGVIVVTTKKGRAGKMVVSFNTNTFITQRPDFSKLNLMNSSEKIDLELDMASRADLTYRDTGGDISRILNGSNELAAFRSGGFSSLSPATQQSINDLRNNNTNWGNLLYQTAVNTQHGLSLSGGGEKSDYYFSVGYYDEKGTTVGTGFKRYNLTLKNNFELTDKFKVGVGIFGSENKTTSYLTDTDLFTNPANYSRNVNPYLTPYNADGSYKYDQDIAGYSDRYVPFNILEERQNTSYDLKSRAVKALFDAEYKITDALKVTSQLGLQLDNSSSEKFADKDTYYTRKQKEGSRYFNNGTYKYFLPEGGIIQNSNTDFFQYNLKTMVNYKKTLAEKHEIEAMVGNELRRSYTTFVATKGFGFDKNNLTTQQIVFPNTDFSNYEIYKTYVKNENENAFASFFATAAYTYNRKYSIFGSVRYDGSDLFGVDPKYKYLPLWSTSASWTVSEEDFLKENLTLSNLRLRASYGLQGNIDKGTSPYVMGRNNSAVILPGQTEPVIVIDSPPNDKLRWEKTENVNLGADIGLFNNRISIVTDLYGRKSSDLIGLRALPLENGFEYSNLNWAQVSNKGYEITLSTKNIDRPNFKWNTSINFSHNKSNVDRIEVRDTDYLPSREGLPVNAVFGFKTNGIDENGYPLFVNKNGETVNTQTFFGLFDPFADFFPGELTQSRLTASEFRDLFTYLGDRDPKFTGGITNTFKVSNFDLTIAASFNIKQTVTKTPPYNGTLVDRGQNYSRDILDAWSPTNTSSNLPGITSKDSGTGDSYMAYLWYSGQNQITTYNYLDTWTSEMSYMRLSSMRLGYTFPKTITDYLNIQSIRFNVEARNLFVISSDYKGYFDPETFGNIYAQPVPKSFTLGCNVTF
- a CDS encoding RagB/SusD family nutrient uptake outer membrane protein, which gives rise to MKKISKYILLFVAAMAVTSCDDYLDIQPVGRVIPETLDQYRAVLTKGYHTYPQHKSLTAVRTDELALNEFSDDIIYYRDIYIWKDANPDRITTTFHYQDLYTVIFYTNVIINEASKKLEVSEERNQLIGEAYALRAMAYFDLVNLFGKHYNAATAATDKGIPLALEIDLEQAFVPQSVEVIYNQIISDTNKAEELINLNTQPTGKNYRFSKAALYAFESRIYLYQQQWQKSFDAAEKALAINNALIDLKATPALATKYTSVESVLALEDGLINNLKGTVYASADLIASYNKTTDLRFPLYFLASGSRYRIQKGGNDDQRCSFRTSELYLTKAETSLKLNNIADAKATVLSFIKNRYTAAAYTQLESDVNAMNTVNLTNFILEERHREFAVEGQRWFDLRRTSQKQIVHTFNGDDYTLIQNDPRYTIPYPANARLNNPNL
- a CDS encoding LytR/AlgR family response regulator transcription factor, which encodes MKIAIVEDEHLASSYLQSILEQQDVLPITQATVLKSVKEAVAFFNENNVDLAFMDIHLGDGKSLEIFEKATVSCPVIFITAYDSYAISVFKHFTIDYLLKPFEEQELLEALIKFQKIKDSFNTDATLQSLVAIESPETSKIQRHFLVNYGYKLISINETEITYFAASGKHLFIYTKSGNSYLYDNTLTDIIHALDPFLFFKVNRKYIVSRKIIKEVVKHSNQKIELILTVPAIENDPIIISKKEINNFKNWLDQ
- a CDS encoding NUMOD4 domain-containing protein: MPQIRFYPNEEFKEIDINESLQFRYAISNKGRLVSFTDEIQNGRLLKGGLSDGYPTFRFKIRQDDKIVNKYLFLYKLVAHYFLPKQSEEQTYVLHLDYVRNNDDVNNLRWATREEMIAHSRKSPHVIQAKKNLIEHNIKSDGRKLTTTKVMLIKKILARPEQKTRLKMIAKQFGVSEMQIRRIASGENWGHVKI
- the lpdA gene encoding dihydrolipoyl dehydrogenase translates to MKYDVIVLGSGPGGYVTAIRASQLGFKVAVVEKENLGGVCLNWGCIPTKALLKSAQVFDYLKHASDYGLTVSEFDKDFPAVIQRSRGVAEGMSKGVTFLMKKNKIDVIEGFGKLKPGKKLDVTDKDNKVTEYSADHIIIATGARSRELPNLPQDGVKVIGYRQAMTLPTQPKSMIIVGSGAIGVEFAHFYNSMGTDVTIVEFMPNVVPVEDEDISKQFEKSLKKAGIKVMTNSSVEKVDTSGAGVKATVKTAKGEEILEADIVLSAVGIKTNIENIGLEEVGIAVDRDKILVNAFNATNIPGYYAIGDITPGQALAHVASAEGINCVEKIKGLHVDPIDYGNVPGCTYATPEIASVGLTEKQAKEKGYELKIGKFPFSASGKAKAAGNADGFVKVIFDAKYGEWLGCHMIGAGVTDMIAEAVVARKLETTGHEILKSIHPHPTMSEAVMEAVADAYGEVIHL